In Flammeovirgaceae bacterium 311, one DNA window encodes the following:
- a CDS encoding putative ABC transporter ATP-binding protein (COG1131 ABC-type multidrug transport system, ATPase component) translates to MHGPATTLQIQHISKRYSNGRSAVAVQALNNVSLTIPPGMYGLLGPNGAGKSTLMRILATLQEPDEGNIQLGNLDVLRQKNELRQTLGYLPQEFGVYPKARAEDLLDYFAVLKGITQRKVRKEVVEALLRQTNLWDVRRQKLGGFSGGMRQRFGVDVALLGNPKLLIVDEPTAGLDPAERVRFLNLLSELGENSVVILSTHIVEDVSELCTNMAIINKGCILLEAEPLQTIERIKGKIWRSVIEKHALPALEQAHAVISTKLLAGLTVVRVYSDASPGAGFEPVTPDLEDVYFSTMAGHYGQSVQQEERVVVS, encoded by the coding sequence ATGCACGGCCCGGCTACAACTCTACAGATTCAGCATATTTCTAAGCGTTACTCCAATGGGCGGTCCGCCGTTGCGGTACAGGCGCTTAATAATGTTTCTCTTACAATACCTCCCGGCATGTATGGTCTGCTGGGCCCTAACGGTGCAGGTAAATCTACGTTGATGCGCATCCTGGCTACCTTACAGGAGCCGGATGAAGGAAATATACAACTCGGTAACCTGGATGTGCTGCGTCAGAAGAATGAGTTACGCCAGACGCTGGGTTACCTGCCACAGGAGTTTGGCGTTTACCCCAAGGCGAGAGCGGAAGATTTGCTGGATTACTTTGCCGTGCTCAAAGGTATTACGCAACGGAAGGTACGCAAAGAAGTGGTAGAAGCCCTCCTGCGGCAAACAAACCTGTGGGATGTACGCAGGCAAAAACTTGGTGGCTTCTCCGGGGGGATGCGCCAGCGCTTCGGTGTGGACGTGGCGCTCTTAGGCAATCCAAAGCTACTGATTGTAGATGAACCGACAGCAGGTCTGGACCCGGCTGAGCGGGTAAGATTCCTCAATTTACTAAGTGAGCTGGGAGAGAACAGCGTTGTGATTCTCTCCACTCATATTGTAGAAGATGTATCTGAACTGTGCACCAACATGGCCATCATTAACAAAGGGTGCATACTGCTGGAAGCCGAGCCGCTACAGACCATCGAACGTATAAAAGGAAAAATATGGCGAAGCGTGATAGAAAAGCATGCACTGCCGGCATTGGAGCAAGCGCATGCCGTTATCTCCACGAAACTGCTTGCGGGGCTTACCGTGGTGCGTGTGTACAGCGATGCGTCTCCGGGAGCTGGTTTTGAACCTGTAACCCCCGACCTGGAAGATGTTTACTTCAGCACTATGGCCGGGCACTACGGACAAAGTGTACAGCAGGAAGAAAGGGTGGTAGTATCATGA
- a CDS encoding cyclic nucleotide binding regulatory protein (COG0664 cAMP-binding proteins - catabolite gene activator and regulatory subunit of cAMP-dependent protein kinases) codes for MVEQLRTQIEKVIKINDAEWTAFQSILKPKQVKKNELFLEQGQVCRHMAFIAKGYVRFYFLVEDEEVTKEFNFENTFCGSYASFITGNPSRFNVKAMEDLSLLIFDRPSLLQLVDQYPAWAKFLLFSVENLFVRKENREASFLLDTPEEKYKRLILENKEMLRRVPLKYIASYLGLSAETLSRIRAKHK; via the coding sequence ATGGTTGAACAACTAAGGACACAAATAGAAAAGGTAATAAAGATTAATGATGCTGAATGGACGGCTTTTCAAAGCATCCTCAAACCTAAACAGGTTAAAAAGAATGAGCTTTTTTTAGAACAGGGGCAGGTATGCCGGCACATGGCCTTTATTGCAAAAGGATATGTTCGCTTTTACTTTTTGGTTGAAGATGAAGAAGTAACCAAAGAATTTAACTTTGAAAATACTTTCTGCGGCTCTTATGCCAGCTTTATCACCGGCAATCCTTCCCGCTTTAATGTTAAGGCCATGGAAGATCTTTCTTTATTGATTTTTGACAGGCCCTCCCTTTTGCAGTTGGTAGATCAATACCCTGCATGGGCTAAGTTTTTGTTATTCTCCGTTGAAAATCTCTTTGTACGAAAAGAGAATCGTGAAGCTTCCTTTTTACTCGACACCCCTGAAGAGAAGTACAAAAGGCTAATTCTTGAAAACAAAGAAATGCTTCGACGAGTACCCTTAAAATACATTGCCTCCTATCTTGGCCTTAGTGCTGAAACCTTAAGCAGAATAAGAGCAAAGCATAAATAA
- a CDS encoding alkyl hydroperoxide reductase (COG0526 Thiol-disulfide isomerase and thioredoxins), with protein MKYLNLVVVFSMLIFIACTSPDGDYNVGSTAGGFVVGDTARDFQLEKIIKFPELQEYIATSADDKVKVINFWATWCGPCVKELPFIDSLRYTYDPDKVEVRLVSLDFPDQLSRVDNFLQRKKIGSTVWLLDESDPNLFIDKVDPSWSGAIPATLLIRSTTAQRIFLEGELTKAELETHINKLLK; from the coding sequence ATGAAATACCTAAATCTTGTGGTGGTTTTCTCAATGCTAATCTTTATTGCCTGTACATCTCCCGATGGTGATTATAATGTTGGTAGTACCGCAGGCGGATTTGTGGTTGGTGACACTGCACGTGACTTCCAATTGGAGAAAATAATCAAGTTTCCAGAGCTTCAGGAATATATTGCCACAAGTGCTGACGATAAGGTAAAAGTTATCAATTTCTGGGCTACCTGGTGCGGACCTTGTGTAAAGGAGTTGCCATTTATAGACTCTCTGCGCTATACTTATGATCCTGATAAAGTTGAGGTTAGGCTTGTGAGCCTTGATTTTCCGGACCAGCTTTCCAGGGTTGATAATTTCCTTCAACGTAAAAAAATAGGCTCCACCGTTTGGCTTCTGGATGAATCAGATCCAAATCTTTTCATTGATAAAGTCGATCCTTCCTGGTCAGGAGCAATTCCTGCAACCCTTCTTATACGAAGTACAACTGCTCAAAGAATCTTCCTTGAAGGAGAACTCACAAAAGCGGAGCTTGAAACACATATTAATAAACTTTTAAAATGA
- a CDS encoding alkyl hydroperoxide reductase/ thiol specific antioxidant/ mal allergen (COG0526 Thiol-disulfide isomerase and thioredoxins), producing the protein MTNPMKYLNLVAVFSLLIFFACTSSDGEYEGGDAAGGYAVGDTARDFQLKNVDGKMVSLADYKNAKGYILVFTCNTCPFSEMYEDRIIALHHKFAAKGYPLIAINPNDEEEESGDSYENMIERAKEKGYRFPYVQDKIQEIARAYGATNTPHVYVLDKDRKVVYIGAIDNNARDAASADKFYVEDAIKAIENNKEPDITKTKAIGCTIKWAS; encoded by the coding sequence ATGACTAATCCCATGAAATACCTAAATCTGGTAGCGGTTTTCTCACTGCTCATCTTTTTTGCCTGTACATCTTCTGATGGAGAATATGAGGGTGGTGATGCCGCTGGGGGATATGCAGTTGGTGATACTGCACGTGACTTCCAACTAAAAAATGTAGATGGAAAAATGGTGTCATTGGCTGATTATAAAAATGCCAAAGGCTACATCCTTGTGTTTACCTGCAATACATGCCCTTTTTCAGAAATGTACGAGGATCGGATAATTGCGCTGCATCATAAATTCGCAGCAAAAGGTTATCCTCTTATTGCTATCAATCCTAATGACGAGGAAGAAGAGTCTGGCGACTCATATGAAAATATGATTGAACGAGCCAAAGAAAAAGGATATAGGTTTCCATACGTTCAGGATAAAATACAGGAAATAGCCAGGGCTTACGGAGCTACGAATACTCCTCATGTTTACGTATTAGATAAAGATCGTAAGGTCGTGTACATTGGCGCTATCGATAACAATGCCAGGGATGCCGCAAGTGCGGATAAGTTTTATGTTGAGGATGCCATCAAGGCTATCGAGAACAATAAAGAACCGGATATCACTAAAACTAAAGCTATAGGCTGTACTATTAAGTGGGCCTCATAA
- a CDS encoding alpha,alpha-trehalase (COG1626 Neutral trehalase), whose amino-acid sequence MKSTEHPQIYSVVPAILPPDQLFGPLFHDVQMKQVFEDSITFADCFPKRSPEEILSLYEIEKHKKDFNLCDFVSEYFEIPSPVKTEYESNQQLPATEHINQLWPLLTRSSKTNCSMLPVPKSYVVPGGRFRGLYYWDSYFTMLGLQCAGENELIREMVDNFAYLIDAYGHIPNANRSYYLTRSQPPFFALMIRLLAEIDGPDVFTKYLPHMQKEYNYWMDGYFRLSDREICFRRVIILPDGSILNRYWDDLPAPRPESYHEDVEIAHNSALYGVEPGELYRQIRAACESGWDFSCRWFRDETKMETIHTTDIVPVDLNCLLYDLEVTLSEAYEHSSFSEPSTYFREKAEKRKKALIKHLWNDERKFFMDFDSASNKSTKKMSLAGIYPLFFKIATKEHAQHVHEHITESFLKGGGVVTSLHESGQQWDFPNGWAPLQFLTYVGLRNYEFYDTAEELKKRWMALNDKVFKETGKMMEKYNVVDPDSPAGGGEYPNQDGFGWTNGIYLWMKNHP is encoded by the coding sequence ATGAAATCTACTGAGCACCCGCAAATATATAGTGTTGTTCCTGCCATTTTGCCTCCTGACCAGTTATTTGGACCGCTGTTCCATGATGTTCAGATGAAACAAGTTTTTGAAGATTCAATTACTTTTGCTGACTGTTTCCCCAAGCGATCTCCAGAAGAAATTCTAAGTTTATATGAAATAGAGAAGCATAAGAAGGATTTTAATCTTTGTGATTTTGTCTCAGAATATTTTGAAATTCCATCACCTGTAAAGACAGAGTATGAAAGTAACCAGCAACTACCAGCTACTGAGCATATCAACCAACTTTGGCCCCTATTAACGCGCAGCTCGAAAACCAATTGCTCAATGCTGCCTGTTCCCAAATCTTATGTGGTTCCTGGAGGAAGGTTCAGAGGATTATATTATTGGGACAGTTACTTTACCATGCTAGGGTTACAATGTGCCGGGGAGAATGAACTGATTAGAGAAATGGTTGACAATTTCGCCTATCTGATTGATGCATATGGCCATATTCCTAATGCTAATCGCAGTTATTATCTTACGCGTTCACAGCCTCCTTTTTTTGCTTTGATGATACGTCTTCTTGCTGAAATTGATGGACCGGATGTTTTTACAAAATATCTTCCCCACATGCAAAAAGAATATAATTATTGGATGGACGGGTACTTTCGCCTATCGGACAGGGAAATTTGTTTTCGCAGAGTAATAATACTACCCGACGGCAGTATTTTAAACCGTTACTGGGATGACCTCCCTGCTCCCCGGCCAGAATCTTACCATGAAGATGTTGAGATAGCTCATAATTCCGCCCTATATGGTGTGGAACCTGGAGAACTCTATAGGCAAATTAGAGCAGCTTGTGAATCTGGCTGGGACTTTAGCTGTCGATGGTTCAGAGATGAAACTAAAATGGAAACCATTCACACAACCGATATAGTACCTGTAGATCTAAACTGCCTCTTATATGATCTTGAAGTAACTTTATCTGAAGCATACGAGCATAGCTCCTTTTCAGAGCCTTCTACTTATTTCCGCGAAAAGGCAGAGAAGCGTAAAAAAGCATTGATTAAACATCTTTGGAATGATGAGAGGAAATTTTTCATGGATTTTGATTCAGCCTCGAATAAGTCTACGAAAAAAATGTCGCTGGCTGGCATATATCCGCTTTTCTTCAAAATTGCTACTAAAGAACATGCACAACATGTTCATGAACATATCACCGAAAGTTTTTTGAAAGGAGGGGGCGTAGTTACTTCTCTCCACGAGAGTGGTCAGCAATGGGACTTTCCTAACGGATGGGCCCCCTTGCAGTTTCTAACGTATGTAGGACTACGCAATTATGAGTTTTATGATACCGCAGAAGAATTGAAAAAGAGGTGGATGGCCCTTAATGATAAAGTTTTCAAAGAAACTGGCAAGATGATGGAAAAATATAATGTTGTAGACCCTGATTCGCCCGCCGGTGGAGGAGAATATCCAAATCAGGATGGTTTTGGTTGGACCAACGGCATATATCTTTGGATGAAGAATCATCCATAA
- a CDS encoding putative membrane protein (COG0308 Aminopeptidase N) has protein sequence MKLWKIFSFEIAYQARHVSTWFYFLLLLGITFIMAREVFIDEAQVGGFFLNAPFAVAQVTLVACIMGLLSLSAIAGGAAARDVETRMHPILYSAPIGKASYIGGRFLATFTLGALMMSAIPIGLLCAALFPGDHGDLIGPIRASSYLSAYFLLALPNAFIAMALMFSAAAFGRRGVVSYLGGIFIFFAAVVSWQFVAVEQGYWDLGKITDPLGLTVLGELSKLWTNAQKNTLLVGLQLSMLSNRLIWLGVALCILALTYFRFRFAHLAESTRWWRIARGRNTLSAMPASSVIAKVTPLTFPQVRQAFGPATSALQVLAIVRESFQLIVKGWGGIGFAALAAFVILIAPLSFSSYYSIPELPTTGQLVGLLENTGDHGMWLIIPLLIIYYAGELVWRERDARMNEIIGAAPMPVWVSFAGKFAGLTLALIAMQALLMIAGMLIQLRLGYYEFEVGVYVQVLFGIRLTDYLLFALLAFFLHVVINQKYVAHLIAAIAYLMVVLGPQIGIEHGPHVYGSDLGWSYSDIRGLDPFLGPWLLFKLYWTAWALLLGITALLLWPQGKEQDLRHRLRVAGSRFTRKTALTAAVALVLMLTFGGMIVYNMYVLDTSETYSSGEEEWRAEYERRYGRFVGIPQPRATATSLHVEIYPERRVVEIRGTYHLVNKSGLMIDSIHVATALGGETRSVGLNLPLRNELVDEKLGHRIFVLEKPLSPGDSLRLEFEVSFDPPGFSRKGIDPSVAQNGTHFGDWLLPRMGYQRSREFREAKQRQIHGLTQRPEIPPLDDTLALMDVAGQERVKFEAVVGTDEEQIAVAPGTLRRTWTQNGRRYFHYVTDAPIKSKFGFFSAAYAVREGRWNDIEIQVLHHPGHTLNVDRIIRGVQASLDYLTRQFGAYPHRQIRFVEVPGNSPTLYAYPTNVYFQEGFAILKADEDPRGVDLPFAIVAHEVAHHWWGKQLAPAEVGGAALLTETLAWHSALEVVEATHGREHFEGILSMARKDYLAPRTRAADPLLWSIDRLQYYRKGPLAMYALREYIGKEQVNGALRRLLEKHAPGITPLSTPLDLYRELQAATPDSLQYLVHDLFAANTFWDFETESATARKTKAGNWQVTLDVQARKMVIDAEGVEKDVPLNDWVQIGLFAPAKEGGESTGPLYLEMHRIRSGRQKITVKVPGKPAHAGIDPGYLLFDWEMANNLKEVTIVR, from the coding sequence ATGAAGCTATGGAAGATTTTTAGTTTCGAAATCGCCTACCAGGCCCGCCACGTCTCGACCTGGTTTTATTTTTTGCTCCTCCTGGGGATCACATTTATTATGGCGCGCGAAGTTTTCATCGATGAGGCGCAGGTCGGCGGCTTCTTCCTCAACGCACCTTTTGCTGTGGCGCAAGTTACCCTCGTTGCATGCATAATGGGACTGTTGTCGCTGTCGGCAATTGCCGGCGGAGCAGCGGCACGGGACGTGGAAACGCGGATGCATCCGATCCTCTACTCCGCACCAATTGGCAAGGCCTCCTACATAGGCGGGCGTTTTCTCGCCACTTTCACGCTCGGGGCACTTATGATGAGTGCTATTCCCATTGGACTTCTATGTGCTGCGCTCTTCCCGGGGGATCATGGGGATCTTATCGGACCCATCCGCGCGTCCTCTTACCTAAGTGCCTATTTCTTACTCGCGCTACCGAACGCGTTCATCGCTATGGCGCTCATGTTTTCGGCGGCAGCCTTTGGTCGGCGTGGCGTCGTGAGTTACCTTGGGGGTATCTTCATTTTCTTCGCTGCGGTTGTTAGCTGGCAGTTTGTGGCGGTGGAGCAGGGATACTGGGACCTGGGTAAAATTACGGACCCGTTGGGTCTTACGGTGCTCGGCGAGCTGTCAAAACTCTGGACGAATGCGCAGAAGAACACGCTTCTGGTCGGGCTACAGCTGTCGATGCTCTCAAACCGCCTCATATGGCTTGGCGTTGCCTTATGTATTCTCGCGCTCACTTACTTCCGCTTCCGATTTGCGCACCTCGCAGAGAGCACCCGGTGGTGGCGCATTGCACGAGGTAGAAATACGCTATCTGCAATGCCTGCAAGTAGCGTTATTGCTAAGGTTACCCCGCTTACATTTCCGCAGGTTCGGCAGGCGTTTGGGCCCGCGACAAGTGCGCTTCAGGTACTCGCTATCGTGCGGGAGTCGTTTCAGTTAATCGTGAAGGGCTGGGGTGGCATTGGTTTCGCTGCCCTTGCCGCGTTTGTGATCCTGATCGCCCCCCTGTCGTTCTCCAGCTATTATTCTATTCCTGAACTCCCGACCACAGGGCAGCTTGTTGGCCTCCTGGAAAACACCGGCGATCATGGCATGTGGCTGATTATTCCGCTGCTCATCATTTACTATGCCGGCGAACTGGTCTGGCGCGAGCGCGACGCACGCATGAACGAGATCATTGGAGCGGCACCCATGCCGGTTTGGGTATCATTTGCAGGCAAATTCGCAGGGCTCACCCTTGCACTTATTGCTATGCAGGCGCTGCTGATGATTGCCGGGATGCTCATTCAGCTGCGTTTGGGGTACTATGAGTTTGAAGTGGGAGTGTACGTGCAGGTCCTTTTCGGAATCCGGCTCACCGATTACCTCCTGTTCGCACTGCTCGCGTTCTTCCTCCATGTCGTGATCAACCAGAAATACGTCGCCCACCTGATTGCAGCAATCGCTTACCTTATGGTGGTCTTGGGTCCGCAAATTGGTATTGAGCATGGCCCACATGTCTACGGCTCAGATCTGGGGTGGTCTTACTCGGACATACGCGGCCTTGATCCATTCCTCGGACCGTGGTTGCTGTTCAAGCTCTACTGGACTGCATGGGCCCTGCTGCTTGGCATCACAGCTCTGCTGCTCTGGCCGCAGGGTAAGGAGCAGGACCTCAGGCACCGACTCCGTGTGGCGGGCAGCCGCTTTACGCGAAAGACAGCCCTTACTGCCGCAGTGGCACTAGTGCTTATGCTAACCTTTGGAGGCATGATTGTTTACAATATGTACGTGCTTGACACGAGCGAAACTTACTCAAGCGGGGAGGAGGAGTGGCGAGCCGAGTACGAGCGGCGCTATGGTCGGTTCGTAGGCATTCCGCAGCCGCGGGCGACAGCGACAAGCCTGCACGTCGAGATCTATCCCGAGCGGCGGGTCGTTGAGATCCGCGGCACCTATCACCTTGTGAATAAGAGCGGGTTGATGATTGATTCAATTCATGTTGCGACCGCATTGGGGGGTGAGACACGATCGGTGGGCCTCAACCTGCCTTTGAGGAACGAACTCGTGGACGAGAAGCTCGGCCATCGGATCTTCGTGCTGGAGAAGCCCCTTAGTCCCGGAGACTCGTTGCGGCTCGAGTTCGAGGTCAGCTTCGACCCGCCTGGCTTCTCGAGAAAGGGAATAGACCCATCCGTGGCCCAGAATGGCACTCACTTCGGGGATTGGTTGCTTCCCCGCATGGGCTATCAGAGGAGCCGCGAGTTCCGTGAAGCCAAACAGCGGCAGATACATGGTCTCACTCAACGCCCGGAGATCCCGCCGCTTGATGATACCCTGGCACTTATGGATGTGGCAGGACAGGAGCGGGTCAAGTTCGAAGCCGTCGTAGGCACAGACGAAGAGCAGATTGCTGTGGCGCCCGGTACCCTGCGCAGGACCTGGACACAGAATGGGCGTCGCTATTTTCATTATGTTACTGATGCGCCCATCAAAAGCAAATTCGGTTTCTTTTCCGCCGCCTACGCTGTACGCGAGGGGCGGTGGAACGACATTGAGATCCAGGTCCTCCACCACCCCGGGCATACCCTCAACGTGGATCGAATCATCCGTGGTGTTCAGGCTTCGCTCGACTACCTTACCCGGCAGTTCGGTGCTTATCCGCACCGCCAGATCCGGTTCGTGGAAGTCCCCGGCAACAGTCCAACACTGTATGCCTACCCAACCAACGTCTATTTCCAGGAGGGGTTCGCTATTCTCAAAGCTGACGAGGACCCACGGGGTGTAGACCTGCCGTTCGCAATTGTTGCGCATGAAGTAGCGCACCACTGGTGGGGCAAACAGCTTGCGCCGGCAGAAGTCGGGGGGGCAGCGCTGCTCACTGAGACACTGGCCTGGCACTCGGCGCTGGAGGTGGTGGAGGCGACCCACGGCCGTGAGCACTTTGAAGGAATCCTGAGTATGGCTCGGAAAGACTACCTGGCCCCCCGCACACGCGCAGCCGACCCGCTGCTGTGGTCAATCGACAGATTGCAGTACTACCGCAAGGGTCCGCTGGCAATGTACGCACTGCGAGAGTACATCGGCAAGGAGCAGGTAAATGGGGCCCTGCGACGCCTGCTTGAGAAACACGCCCCAGGTATAACTCCACTGTCGACCCCGCTCGACCTTTACCGGGAACTGCAGGCGGCAACTCCGGACTCACTTCAATACCTGGTGCATGATCTCTTCGCTGCGAATACATTTTGGGACTTTGAAACAGAATCAGCTACTGCTAGGAAAACCAAAGCAGGAAACTGGCAGGTGACGCTGGACGTGCAGGCGCGTAAGATGGTGATTGATGCTGAGGGTGTAGAGAAGGATGTACCCCTGAACGACTGGGTGCAGATTGGCTTATTTGCGCCCGCCAAGGAGGGAGGAGAGTCGACCGGTCCGCTATACCTGGAAATGCACCGCATACGCTCCGGAAGGCAGAAAATCACGGTAAAGGTGCCAGGTAAACCTGCACATGCCGGTATTGACCCGGGTTATCTGCTATTTGATTGGGAGATGGCTAATAACCTAAAGGAAGTGACAATAGTGAGATAA